Below is a window of Heterodontus francisci isolate sHetFra1 unplaced genomic scaffold, sHetFra1.hap1 HAP1_SCAFFOLD_255, whole genome shotgun sequence DNA.
accaggatgttgcctggtatggagggtgctagctatgaagagaggttgagtagattaggattattttcattagaaagcctacggttgaggggggacctgattgaggtgtacaaaatcatgagaggtttagacagggtggatagcaagaagctttttcccagagtgggggattcaaatacgaggggtgacgagttcaaagtgagaggggaaaagtttaggggggatatgcgtggaaagttctttacgcagagggtggtgggtgcctggaacgcgttgccagcggaggtggtagacgcgggcacgatagcgccttttaagatgtatctagacagaaacatgaatgggcaggaagcaaagagatacagacccttagaaagtaggcgacatgtttaggtagaggatctggatcggcgcaggcttggagggccgaagggcctgttcctgtgctgtaattttccttgttctttgttctttagttggagtcatacctagcgcaaaggaatatggtgatagttgtgggtggccaatcatctcagtcccagaacagcactcaggagttcctcagggtagtgtcctaggccccaaccatattccgttgcttcatcaatgaccttccctctctcataaggtcagaagtggggatgttcgctgatgattgcaaaatgttcagtagcattagcaactcctcagctactgaagcagtccgtgtccacatgtagagagacctggacaacattgggcttgggctgataagtgacaaggaacattcaacccacaaaagtgccaggcaatgaacatctccaacaagagagaatctaaccatctccccttgacattcaatggcattaccattgctgaatccctcactatcaacattctgggggttaccgttgagcaggatctgaattggatcagccatataaataccgtagctacaagaccaggtcagaggctgggaattctgctgtgaatcactcacctcctgtccaccatctacaaggcacaagtcaggagcgtgatggaatactccccatttacctggatgagtgcagctccaaaaacacacaagaagctcaacgtcatccaggacaaagcagctcgcttgatcagcaccccatccaccaccttaaatattcactccctccaccaccagtgaacagtggtagcagtgcgtaccatctacaagatgcactgcaataactcaccaagactccttcgacagcgccttccaaacccatgacctcgaccaccgagaaggacattggatgcgtaggaacaccaccatctgctagttcccgtccaagctacacaccatcctgactgggaactatatcaccgttccttcactgtcactggatcaaaatcctggaactcccttccaaacagcactgtggatttacctacaccacatggactgcaacagctcaaaaaggcggctcaccaccaccttctcaagggaagttaggaatgggcaataaatgctggcgttgccagcgatgcccacattccgtgaaagaataaaaaagagatttgccacaacggaagcagggtgagggacttcagtgatgtggagagattggagaagctggggttgttctccttgcagcagagaaagttccgaaaagatttgacacatttgttcaaaatcatggaggttttcaatagtttaaataaggagaaactgtttccagtggtaaaagggtcagtaagcagaggacacagatatcaggtgattggcggaagaaccagaggtgacatgaagaaccattttttacacagtaatgtgttgtgataaagaaagaaaagacttgcatttatatcgcacctttcgagaccactggatatatcaaagtactttgtagacaatgaaatacttttgaagtgtaatcactgatgtaatgtcagaaatgcagcagctaatacccacaagcagcaatgtgataatgaccaactgatctgattgaggggcaaatattgatcacaacaccagggagaattgctcttcacttgtttgaaattgcagcatgggatctattacattcacccaaacatgcagaccaggtcttggtttaacatcacacctgaaaggcagcaccttcaacaccctcagtgctgtactggagtgtcagctgtgaactctgaacccagaagcttgtgatttcgaggtgagtgtgaccaactgagccacagcttttccctgagtctcaatccttctaccaacagtttctctctatcgggtctgtcacgacccctcatgattgtgaacacctctatcaaatctcctctctaaggagaacaaccccagcttctccaatctatccacataactgaaatcctaatcacacgttgcagaaaggaatttttcctcaagttctttccagttttgtgagtcacattaaatctgtaaccttcggttattgacggttcagcagttagaaacagttcctcagtatttactctacctcaaaccttcaaggaagctctgcaaagtaactgaaaatcaagttgtcagaagtgggatttaaacacatgcctccagtgaaagatgcaatctgaacagagaagctgaaaccgctcagtcacctcaactgttcagacatattgcgagagtggttagcaaagcatgtgggatcttgggctttaacaatagagacattgagtacaaaagcagggttgttctgctgaactctggttaggccccatttggagtgttgcatccagatctgctcaccaatctttagaaagaatgtgcggattcttgagaggatgcagaggagatttaccagaatagttccagggatggagggttttagtttcaaggttaggttagaaaaacagggttttttctgcctgtatcaaaggagattgaggggagaattgatagaggtgtcgaaggctatgacagttttagataagttggcaaggaaaaattgttcccattaactattggtacaaggactaggggattcagattgaaggttttggacaagagacgcagggggaatgggcggaagaacttttttacacagtgattggtaatgatctgtaactcgctgcccccgagggcggaggaagtggagacactcgttgggcatttgaaggaaataaatttacagggctagggggatcgagcagacgagtgggactgactggatcgctccatggagagctggcctgtactcgatggggcgaatggcctccttctataccacaaatgacccaatgactcgatgagtctatgtcactctcagaatcaagacaacagagtgacagatttaacacaacattataacatatgtttggtttgacaaattcaataataactcgtctccactcctagtatttctaaatcccacacattcactataatgtgaacaattatttcctgttgtgtctctctcacatttgtaaacttcacgatattggagtgaggtgacatctactggcgggaagcaagaactgcaatcaagcagcagaaactccacagtctgtcagggtgaaagaaacattgcaatctgaggaaatagtgaaggggtttgatcgggttgatggaaacatgattccacttgtggtatcgtatgaagcaagggccggaaatataaaattgtcgttaataaaagaaatgaggaattcatgaaaaatgcatttgcttcgaGAATGgtaatagagatatacagcactgatataggccctttggcccactgggtctgcactgaccatcaaccacccatttatactaatcctatgttaacccagaattccctaccacatccccacatttctcctatcacctaccctagggccaatttgcaacagtcaatttatctatcaacccacaagtctttcgttgtgggaggaaaccagagtaccttgtggaagcccacataaacaacttgcaaactccacacaggcagtatacagaactgaatcggggtcattgaagttgtgaagctgcagtgctcaccactgcaccacccttagaatgtggatagagtaaaaagtgagattggatggacagaagcagtctgaaaagatggctcaaacaaaaggtgaaaaccctgaaatgttaactctgtttctctctccacagatgctgtcagaggtgctgagtatttgcagcactttctgtttttatttcagctttgtaggatattgttttgatctgaaaaaaatgcatgatcggctgtgggtgccagtgaaattccacaggagcgaataaaaaccatgccaatggtgtcttgttggtccaggggtatgattttcgctttgggtatataagtgattaatatgtgagaggtcctgggttcaaatcccagacgagtccTTCTCTGTtgtcatttttagtttaaggtcatcgattgctttcagccttccagaaagcggaatcgatttccaaactgagcctgcttgaggacaggggaactggattcaaagagcttgtcgacaaaattgaaatgaacaaaatatacagattgtcaagcgggaatataaggttgcaacagtaactaaaggcctgctcgggtcagcaaatgaaacccgacccaagcctgacagcaccgcatccgacctggtccgagtcctttcatttttttcccgtacccgaactgaccaccagaatgttcagttaaacttgcttccgtttttcactttttaagcttgtgcaggtaagcaacaaaaactgcaactggacttgaaaggttgtttaaatgtacattaagattagacctACGTACCGgatgtgatgagctgaagattgttaccatagaagttagtgattgtgaggtcactagttcaagagaaattcatggagttgtgcccagacaggttgtcccacactgtattgattaaaatattgcccgaaggcgagaaaatatcattatacattccctagactcctgctttccaggttgaaatactttctgcaagtttatccagagagcagctgagatgcagagaccaggaaggtcttgagtgattaattattataaaatatacattcttatattaaagagattgtgctctaccttcgatggaatcgctcactgcagactagtgcggagtgtttcccgccttgacgtcctggctgtcactggatcttgagtccaggcctctggattactggtccagtaatctttgaaatttctcccttgatctaatattttaatctggtaagtcagattttacaaaaaaaaattaaatgatttaagactgcttcatgttcagcagtgccaaatgaataaagaaattcaaatatattcaaaattatatatcaactattaaatactaatgcccagctttgaatacaaaaaatgcctctaattgtgttctggtctggaatggaattcttcagtgtttctgtttagcttggattgactcatcgatttgcttgtttttcactttgtcgatgcctttgaataattgtggatccttcttcagggtgtcttctttcaccaggtagttctgacctctgatgatgttgatcgtaatcagcttcaatttgctgatagttttggaagtgagcagatttcctttgcttgagtttacaacatggaacgtagcctgacgtgtggacccatgggaggatttgaaagctgcccttgcattggagcatacagttgcatccatcaaaACAGAGGTAAaggagaagtgacatattcagttaagtctgtcgatcatgggacttttaatctcagggttgtgagtttgagcgccatttagtttttccactttttaggcttcattagcagagagtacaagcagtgtttgaaatgaaattcaacaacagtatgagaaacgctctctttcattcgggactcttaactctctgcagcatctcgctgtgaaagattgaactttatctcatttctttttcagctgggagtcagtgcggctcagtgggacttctggctgtctcccacctcacaattcatcagtgctgagaaagcaatgggaaatattactcatggctgagtaagcagaggacaccgatttaaggtgaatgggaaaagaaccaaaggcaacatgaggaaaaaccttttttatgcagcaaatggttaagatctgatatgtactgcctgagagtgtgacggaggaagattcagccatcgctttcaaaaggatatatgataattatctgaagggaaaaaaaatcagcttttcatggaatacatgaggatgtggcatgagctgagttgcttgtgcagagaggcagcacaagcacgatgagctgaatccctccttttgtgctgtcagtattctgtgatctatgattctatacaaagtgaaaccaacactcacatatgagaaactgacaggtaccgtgtaaaccccacactaacaaaccagcaaatgccagggacagagtaaaaccaacagtcctagacaagaaactgacagatactgtgtgaaacccaaaaatcacttatcaggatttggcagttaatgtgttaaaacctctcttcaatatccatcctgcaaggtgcaaagaaaattaggtacaaacccaggctcatatttcgaagactgagagataaagagcaaaacacagactcacctaccagaggctgacaagtacagagaataaaatagagggggtgcagattaaaaacacatgcatataacggatactgatagggatagatcaaaccctttctcacacatgacacgaaaattggtggtgtcgtaaatagtgaggaggaaagccttagattacaggccaatatagatcgtccgaggcagagaatatcagagcagggaggttatgacggagctgtataaaatgctagttaggccacagctggagtactgtgtactgttctgggcaccacacgagaggaaggatgtgattgcactggagagggtacagaagagagtcaccaggatgttgcctgggctggagcatttcagctatgaagagagactgaaaaggccagcgttgttttccttagagcagagaaggctgaggggagataagattgaggtttacaaaattatgaggggcattgatgggttagataggaagaaacattttaccttagcggaggggtcaataaccaggtggcatagatttaaggtaaggggcaggaggtttagatgggatttgaggaaataaaatttacccagagggtggttggaatctggaacgcactccctgaagaggtggtagaggccggaaccctcacaacatttaagaagtaactgattcggatttggaatgaattgtctgacagggtggtggaaacagattcaattataactttcataaaggaattggacaaatatttcaaagtgaatttctccaggactatggggaaataggcagggggttggactaattgcatcatttttttcacagattcagcacaggcacaaaagaccgattggcctccttctgtgctgtatgattctatgaaatagtgacagtcagggcaagtgtgtataagaaggagaaatggagacaggtcagggagagcacatcaccaaaactggagatactgcattggacagggagggtcagagggggagagagcatgtacatacagtcagaatcagcaccttcaggggaagagagagagaggaaccagtgagtgtagaactgaacccagccagagtcaacctgctgaaacaccagtgagttcacactggggagagatcattcacctgctccgtgtgtgggaaggggttcactcagtcatccagcctcactgaacatcaacttgttcacactgatcagagaccttttcaatgtcctgactgtgagaagagcttgaaaagcagtaatgatctgctgaaacaccaacacactcactctggggagaggccgttcccctgccatgtgtgtgggaagggattcactcagtcattcaatctgctgcaacatcagcaagttcacatgtaactgcaggggttggattctgctgttgttgctgctattcatcactttcagagacaaagttgggtctttctttataaccagtgtagtccagagcaaaagcgtcttcttaatgttgagataaacgggagaagaaaccgggaagtggcggcgaggatgggggaggtgatgcaccatcactttaatagtgcaccctccctcccccggggtcctcgctgcacgtccgccaggcctggtggctctgattggggtcctgagagcccctgagactcggggcagctgaggctgcgctcacccccggtcagctctgttgtgatatttaaaatatgaaaggcctgttggactgagagctgatctggaatttagaaagcagcattactggaggctcattgctgctcagcacaatctcacccccgatcctgggaattgttgattctgcaccctgtagttcagttctgcaattaactcgagggggagatgtgtgagcagaaaaacagagcaaattaaaaaacacagctggacagatgtgcaacaggtcaatccagtgttacaataactccatcactgattccctcctgacagtaaccagccctttcacagagactgtgggtggctctgaaaagagcctttggtttattagatgtcattttggccgctttactttttctgggagctctgagcgctggttttcttgggcagcagcaaggcctggatattaggcagcaccccgccctgagcgatggtcacccctcccagcagcttgatgagctcctcgttgttgcggacggccagctgcaggtgtctgggaatgatgcgggtcttcttgttgtcccgggccgcgttaccggccagctcgaggatttcagcggtcaggtactcgagcacagcagcaagatagaccggggctccagcacccacacgctcagcatagttgccctttctcaggagcctctgaacacggcccaccgggaactgcagtccagcccgggaggagcgagactttgccttggaccgagctttcctgccggtctttcctcttccagacatttccacaatctcacaaatactttcacaaagaatggataatttctcagcttttgtcataaACTTGAAacggtcaggatggccgagtggtctaaggggctgtgtttaagtcgtagtgttttctggaggcgtgtgttcaaatcccaaatctaccaagttgtgttttgactgaactggagggatttgggagcagcgatgaagggaaagcatggaagaacattgacaaggaaaatgaaaatggacccaaagatgtttcttcaatacattaagctaagaggcaactaaagaaagaggagtgcactgaaaagaccaaaaaatcacagtgatttttgacatcttgccaggattgagtggcgcgtgcacgggatgatgtcattttgcagcgccaacatcatcacatttccgcaacaaatccatcttcgtgcatgcgtgataatgCGTCATTGGgtgtctagccaccccatccccccaccacttggctggaggaagtggctgaatgggagattttgaagctgtagctctcccccctcggcaactcactccaggcctcgacgattccccccctcagccgctcgctccagacctc
It encodes the following:
- the LOC137366206 gene encoding histone H2A-like, with the protein product MSGRGKTGRKARSKAKSRSSRAGLQFPVGRVQRLLRKGNYAERYLTAEILELAGNAARDNKKTRIIPRHLQLAVRNNEELIKLLGGVTIAQGGVLPNIQALLLPK